Proteins from one Triticum aestivum cultivar Chinese Spring chromosome 7A, IWGSC CS RefSeq v2.1, whole genome shotgun sequence genomic window:
- the LOC123150136 gene encoding uncharacterized protein — protein MPSSPAPSPVVVLSDDESGDDGAASGAPSRSAAERIASTLTTQAAVDALCKNHDVPRGFAARPAGELRACSAPPRGSVCVYAHMLETGVRFPLHPFFCDALNHFGLAPGQLSINGWRVLVGFVAICLEAGVPPSMALFRHFFKLYNRNDWYYFRCRAFAGVLFTGTSYSQSEREWKGAFFFLTSPESWRCPVRWGEPPYKSSAAGPALTSHQKQSAEKLLAVHGTARDLRAYLRQTDLAAALSADLAGAPPPPQPSPRSTVAKGVDPPVRDMTDKMPVEKTAAPAARTEQVKSEAHGDTLPMSGKKRRREEGTATNGHHCAAPVSTPRAPSGFDPRSPRSPVPETHDGDGAGWKAAQKVLEGLVTPSRERHFAASKPSDLLASSYVAVLQAANYATFSLNYALELDEKVVARERDNLALWEQVEKEKAARQAAVAELEKVKAELEIAQATAVQQFLGSGEYTRRLAEHALPAYLRGAEEMKRVALRHYPHVDAGKLELPLD, from the exons ATGCCTTCCTCCCCCGCCCCATCCCCCGTCGTCGTCCTCAGCGACGACGAGAGCGGCGACGACGGCGCCGCATCCGGCGCCCCCTCGAGGTCCGCCGCCGAGCGCATCGCCTCCACCCTGACCACCCAGGCCGCGGTCGACGCCCTCTGCAAGAACCACGACGTGCCGAGGGGGTTCGCCGCGCGCCCCGCCGGCGAGCTGCGCGCGTGCAGCGCGCCTCCGCGGGGGTCCGTCTGCGTGTACGCCCACATGCTGGAGACCGGGGTGCGCTTCCCGCTGCACCCCTTCTTCTGCGACGCGCTCAACCACTTCGGCCTCGCGCCGGGCCAGCTCTCCATAAACGGGTGGCGCGTCCTGGTGGGGTTCGTGGCGATCTGCCTCGAGGCCGGCGTGCCGCCGTCCATGGCTCTGTTCCGGCACTTCTTCAAGCTGTACAACCGGAACGACTGGTACTACTTCCGCTGCAGGGCGTTCGCCGGAGTGCTCTTCACTGGCACGAGCTATTCGCAATCTGAGAGGGAGTGGAAAGGGGCTTTCTTCTTCCTGACGTCGCCGGAGTCATGGCGCTGCCCTGTGCGCTGGGGCGAGCCGCCGTACAAGAGCTCCGCCGCAGGTCCGGCGCTCACGAGCCACCAGAAGCAGTCGGCGGAAAAGCTGCTAGCCGTACACGGCACAGCGCGTGATCTCCGGGCTTACCTCCGGCAGACGGATCTTGCTGCGGCCTTgtccgcggacctcgccggcgcacCGCCACCACCTCAGCCTTCTCCCCGTTCTACTGTTGCCAAAG GGGTGGATCCACCCGTCCGCGACATGACTGACAAAATGCCagtggagaagacggcggcgccggcggcacGGACGGAGCAGGTGAAAAGCGAGGCGCACGGCGACACGCTTCCCATGTCCGGGAAGAAGAGGAGACGGGAGGAGGGGACTGCAACAAACGGGCATCATTGCGCCGCCCCAGTGTCCACCCCGCGTGCCCCGTCGGGCTTTGACCCGCGGTCACCGCGCTCCCCCGTACCCGAGACACACGACGGCGACGGCGCCGGCTGGAAGGCCGCGCAGAAGGTTCTAGAGGGCCTCGTCACGCCGTCGCGGGAGCGCCACTTCGCGGCGTCCAAGCCCTCCGACCTCCTGGCGTCGAGCTACGTTGCAGTGCTCCAG GCCGCGAACTACGCGACCTTCTCCCTGAACTACGCGCTGGAGCTGGACGAAAAGGTTGTGGCGCGCGAGCGCGACAACCTGGCGCTGTGGGAGCAAGTGGAGAAGGAgaaggcggcgaggcaggcggcggtggcggagctcgaaAAGGTGAAGGCAGAGCTGGAGATTGCCCAGGCCACGGCGGTGCAGCAGTTCCTGGGGTCCGGGGAGTACACGCGGCGGCTGGCCGAGCATGCGCTGCCGGCGTACCTGCGCGGCGCAGAGGAGATGAAGCGCGTCGCGCTCCGGCACTACCCGCACGTCGACGCCGGCAAGCTGGAGCTGCCGCTTGATTAG
- the LOC123149414 gene encoding uncharacterized protein, producing the protein MPSSRPSSPSAPIVLLSDSGGVYDEDAAAASAALSGPAAERIASSLVTQADVDAVCRKHGVPREFAARPAGDLRACSAPPPGAVCVYAHALEAGVRFPLHAFFRDALAHFGLAPGQLAPNGWRVLVGFFALCHEAGVRPSVPLFRHFFKLLTVTRKGGWYWFGSRAEAGVLFAGLKYNKSDREWKGGFFFLTSPEPWQCPVLWGEPPSKRFPADPVLTSQLKQSAKKLLEVHGVAVNLRAYLRKANLAAAFSSNPAGASPPPSPPSTVPKGMDPPAREMTDSMPVVRTAAPAAGTEQVKGEAHGDTLPMTGKKRRREEVTATDGLGCAAPVSDPHAPPSPPSFDPRSPHSPVPETHDGDSADWMAARKVLDGIITPSRELQFATSKPSDVVASSYIAMLQAANYATFSMTCALELDEKLVALERDNLALWEQLEKEKAARQAVEAELERAKRERAKATAVQQFLGSEEYTRRVAEQALPAYLRGAEEMKRVVLRHYPHLDAGKLELPLD; encoded by the exons ATGCCTTCCTCCCGCCCCTCCTCCCCCTCGGCCCCCATCGTCCTCCTCAGCGACAGCGGCGGCGTCTACGacgaggacgccgccgccgcctccgccgcgctcTCGGGGCCCGCCGCCGAGCGCATCGCGTCGTCCCTAGTCACGCAGGCCGACGTCGACGCCGTCTGCAGGAAGCACGGCGTCCCGAGGGAGTTCGCCGCGCGCCCCGCCGGCGACCTGCGCGCGTGCAGCGCGCCTCCGCCGGGGGCCGTCTGCGTGTACGCCCACGCGCTGGAGGCTGGGGTGCGCTTCCCGCTGCACGCCTTCTTCCGCGACGCGCTCGCCCACTTCGGCCTCGCGCCGGGGCAGCTCGCGCCCAACGGGTGGCGCGTCCTGGTCGGTTTCTTCGCGCTCTGCCACGAGGCCGGCGTGCGGCCGTCGGTGCCGCTGTTCCGGCACTTCTTCAAGCTGCTCACCGTCACCAGGAAGGGCGGCTGGTACTGGTTCGGCTCCAGGGCAGAGGCCGGAGTGCTCTTCGCTGGCCTGAAATACAACAAGTCTGACAGAGAGTGGAAAGGGGGCTTCTTCTTCCTGACGTCGCCGGAGCCGTGGCAGTGCCCCGTGCTTTGGGGCGAGCCCCCGTCCAAGCGCTTCCCCGCAGATCCGGTGCTAACGAGCCAGCTGAAGCAGTCGGCGAAAAAGCTGCTGGAAGTACACGGCGTCGCGGTCAATCTCCGGGCTTACCTCCGTAAGGCAAATCTTGCTGCGGCCTTCTCCTCCAACCCCGCCGGCGCATCACCTCCGCCTTCTCCTCCTTCTACTGTTCCCAAAG GGATGGATCCACCTGCCCGCGAAATGACTGACAGTATGCCAGTGGTGaggacggcggcgccggcggcagggACGGAGCAGGTGAAAGGCGAGGCGCACGGCGACACGCTTCCTATGACCGGAAAGAAGAGGAGACGGGAGGAGGTAACTGCAACAGACGGGCTTGGCTGCGCCGCCCCGGTGTCTGACCCGCATGCCCCACCGTCGCCGCCGAGCTTTGACCCGCGGTCACCGCACTCGCCCGTACCCGAGACACACGACGGAGATAGCGCTGACTGGATGGCCGCGCGGAAGGTCCTAGATGGCATCATCACGCCGTCGCGGGAGCTCCAATTCGCGACGTCGAAGCCCTCCGACGTCGTGGCGTCGAGCTACATAGCAATGCTCCAG GCCGCGAACTACGCGACCTTCTCCATGACCTGCGCGCTGGAGCTGGACGAGAAGCTGGTGGCGCTGGAGCGCGACAACCTGGCGCTGTGGGAGCAGCTGGAGAAGGAGAAGGCGGCGAGGCAGGCAGTGGAGGCGGAGCTGGAGAGGGCAAAGCGAGAGCGCGCCAAGGCGACGGCGGTGCAGCAGTTCTTGGGGTCGGAGGAGTACACGCGGCGGGTGGCGGAGCAAGCGCTGCCGGCGTACTTGCGCGGCGCCGAGGAAATGAAGCGCGTCGTGCTCCGGCACTACCCGCACCTCGACGCCGGCAAGCTGGAGCTGCCGCTTGATTAG